The following coding sequences are from one Eucalyptus grandis isolate ANBG69807.140 chromosome 11, ASM1654582v1, whole genome shotgun sequence window:
- the LOC104427835 gene encoding auxin-responsive protein SAUR32-like, with product MRARHVVKRLQREVLYLLRVIAIGRTDHTAREPAGKERGHVKDGCFSVVATDGNSKPKKFSVALEYLAHPPFVKLLDAAEAEFGFSQKGVLLIPCEARVLQNILSSSAIVGIKKC from the coding sequence ATGAGGGCAAGGCATGTAGTGAAGCGTTTGCAGAGGGAAGTTCTTTATCTTCTCAGGGTCATCGCCATTGGAAGAACCGACCACACTGCGAGGGAACCTGCTGGGAAAGAACGAGGGCATGTGAAGGACGGTTGCTTCTCTGTGGTCGCAACAGATGGCAACAGCAAGCCCAAGAAGTTCTCGGTTGCGCTTGAGTATTTGGCGCATCCTCCATTTGTGAAGTTGCTCGATGCAGCTGAAGCCGAGTTTGGTTTCAGTCAAAAGGGTGTGCTGTTGATTCCTTGCGAAGCCAGGGTTCTACAAAATATCTTGTCGTCATCAGCCATCGTTGGAATAAAGAAATGCTGA